The sequence gtctcgtgcccagaccccacccagaATAAGGTCTGGTGACTTACGCTATGTTTTTGGGCCCGCCGCCATATTGTTTACAcatttgtatccatagctgtagtcggccattttcctagttccagcctatcaaatcgcgttgtacctgaatcaaggcgtccgattggtcagaaaagaaaaatggcgtagggcccaaaactcctgcgaatgtcaccagaccctattcaacgcaatgggtggggtctgggcacgagactagctcACAAGTCGTAGTCTTTGTGAAACATATCGCATCTTTATCTTATCCCGTGTAGTAGGTAAAAATGATAGTATGCAGACTAACAACTCCACGGGAAGATCCAAAATATTCATTGTCTCTTTGGCCTGTTATTGATTCTTGTACTTCTCCATGTTACTTTCATTATTTTCCATGGCAATAGAAAGACTAGCCacaatttcgattgtgggtcgTGAATATCTATGCTTTTTCGCAGAGGAGCAGCCAGCGCCAGACTAGCTTTTGCAGTACATGCATGCACGTGCGAAGAAAACACGGTTGCAAAAGAATCGAGAAGACTCCAAGGGTGGATATCCAGGGATTGGCAAGGGTAGTAGGTAGCTCCAAGAAGAGGGCGCCGCCAGGCTAATAAAACTGGGAAGCTACTGAGCTAAAAGTATTTTGAGGTTTTGATGTAAAGTAGATATTTAAAAAATCATGTTCTACACACGCATGGGGTCAAGGGCAATTTGCCAGTATATGATGACAAATGACCAAGTGCAATAAGTTCCTAACAGACTACATCAGTGTAGCTAGTGGGCCCATGAGTTGTATGGTACTGCAGGTTCAAATTTTCGTCAGGCATACTCCGGGTGTGGAGCTAAGGATTTAGCTAATATTGACAGTCTATCATCATGcagtgtggtgactgttctattaaagtgtttgTCGAACTGCTGCCccgctattagagtatctcgatcttgtcagtgtacaagtatatatatatatcctttTTGGGGGAGGGACTGATAGATGGTGATTACAAACAGGTATACATTATACAGTTGCTTTAGATATTGTTACTAAATAGTTTGTGGTGCCGGAACTTCTCAGTAGATACTTCTTAATAACAATTTGCCGATAGCTAAATTGTTCAGTCCATCATTCTTTTATGGTGTCAGGGAAAATACTTCTCTAGTACTTTATAGTGGAGCTCATACTAGCTGGAATAATAAGGTGTAGTTGCCTGGTTGAATATTGTGTTGGTAGACTGTAATTCCATGGCTGGCGTATATATGATGGTGTACAATTTGTGCAGTTAATTCAATTATCTTCTCTCTTGTTGAGTTGGGCCAACTCAAGGTATAATATTGAATCAACTGCACAAATTGTATTTGATACTGTCCCTGCACATAGGGTAGGTAACAATGCTAGTAATTAATAAACACAAGTGACTAACCGGTGCATGATCTTGTAAAGTGGTTGGAGCAATGGCTAACTAAATGAAACCGACATAGAccatacacataatattatcaagCAAGTTTCCTGTGAAATCTGAAGTCCAGTATTGGGATGGGAACATCTCCACATTTCAACTtttttgctgatgactgcatgTGTAGTGTACAGAATGTTTAATACAGAACAAGACTCATTGCCGGCACCTTCAAAGAGACCTATATACCATCATTAACTGGAAGCAATGCTAGCCTGGAATTATGCAACTACAACACCCTTAATATTTGGGAATGAATCCATGCAGTGGATTTATCTTGACATCATGCACTGTGACAATCATAGGTTACAGTGAATAAAATTTAAAGCCTAGCTTGTTCGGTTTTACTATTGTAAGCCCACTATATTAGAATATGCAGCCAGTGTCTGGTGAGTTGGCCATCCTATAAGTTAGTTATAGTCTGAAAACACCAGCACGATGTTCAATTTGCTTACTAAATATCCATAATATTGATCCCAGACACTGGCTGCATATTCTAATATAGCGGGCTTACGATAGTGAGGTAAGCATTTATCTTGACATCACTGTGACATTTACTTATAGGCAGTGAATAAAGTTTGAAGCCTATAGCTTGTTCAGTTTGCACAATATAACGTGACCACTGCATGGATTCACGCCCAAATATTGGTGTTGCAGTTGCATAATTCCAAGCTAGCACTGCTTCCAGTTAATGATGGTATATATATAGGTCTCTTTGAAGGTACAGTGAGTCTTGTCCTGTATTAAACATTCTGTACACtacacagtcatcagcaaaaaaGTTGAACCAGGGAGGAGATGTTCCCATCCCTATACTGGACTTCAGACTTCACAGGAAgtttgcttgatatgtatgtgtatagtcTATGTCGGTTTCGTTTAGTTAGCCATTGCTCCAACCACTTTACAAGATCATGTACCGGTTAGTCACTTGTGTTTATTAAATACTAGTATTgttacctgccctatgtgcagggaCAGTATCAAATTCTAAAATCTGAGTACCATCAAACTCTAAGAGATGTTTATTGTATGACCATATGCAATAAACATCTCTTAGAGTTTGATGGTACTCAGATTTTAGATGTTGCCTTCAATTCCAACAGCATGATGTCATCATAAACACCTTTAGAGGTGAACAACTAATCATCATTGCACCATTAGCCAACAATGTACAATAGTAGGGATTACCGCTTGATAGTACCAAATTAATGATATTTGTAGCATAACCAGTTTAAAGACAAAGAGCTATAAAAGTGCTGATCAATAGCTGATCACCATAGCACCAATAGTAGTAGGGAATAACCCTTGAGACTCGAGCACCGCTTAATGCTTGATAGTAGTATCAGCTTGACCAGGAGCCCATAAGCTTTGGCACATATGGGCTTTTGGTTTGACGTGTATGCCTGCAAAGAAAAGAAACATTGCATAAGTAAGACAATCCATTATGCTCATAAACAGAGCAATAATACTTCACATTCGATACACTTTTACCATGATACATTTCTTACCAATCTACTAACAGAAGAAAGTACTTGCTACAGCATTGGAACTCCCAACTTCAGCAACTGGGAATGACTTAACAGTCATGATAACTGAAAAGTTACAGGAATTAGGTCATGATCCTGCAAGTGTCCAAGTTGTGGCCACTAACTCTGAGGAAGGAGTTACATACAGGATGTTGACGGAGTATTCCTACATGTTCCAACCTGATGTGAAATGCTGACTATCGTGAGGCATCTGTTCCATCTTTGATGACAGGATCATCACGCACATCACCGGCACCCAGTGATGAATTCAGCACAGAGAAGAGAACTTGGAGAAGGTTCTCAGGCTTATGCAACAGGCATTACAAGAGGCAAAAGCAAAGCTTCAAGAGTCCCAGAATGAAGTTGCAAGTTTACAGACTAGCTTTTTACATGCATGCACGTCTGAAGAAAACACGGTTGCAAAAGAATCGAGAAGACTCCAAGGGTGGACATCCAGGGATTGGCAAGGGTAGTAGGTAGCGCGTGGCACAGGAAAAGGCACAATGAAATTATCAGTACATAAAAattctacaataggtttatTGCTCTGTAAAATTATTGCTGAATTGAACAGACTATGGCTGAAGAATTATGCTATAAATTATTAttcctgttattatagtttgttCAGTTtggcattaattttacagaacAACTAAACCTATTGTAGAATTGCATGTATTATTTTACTGTAACTTTACCTGTGAGCTCCAAGAAGAGGGCACCGCCAGACTAATAAAGCTGCATGGGAAGCTAGCTAAAAGTATTTTGAGGTTTTGATGTAAAGTAGCTTTCagcatattaaaaaaaaaattatgttctACACACGCATGGGGTCAAGGGCAATTTGCCAGTAAATGATGACAAATGACCAAGTGCATTAAATTCCTAACAGACTACATATAGCTAAGTGTAGCTAGTGTACCCATGAGTTGGTACTGCAAGTGCAAATTTTTGCCAGGCACACTCAGGGTGTGGAGCTAAGGATTTAGCTAATACTGACAGTCTATCATcagtgtggtgactgttctattaaagtgtttgCCGAACTGCTGCCCcgctactagagtatctcgatcttgtcaGTGTGCatgcaagtatatatatatctttttTGGGGGAGGGACTGATAGATGGTGATTACAAACAGCGTTTCGGAGGTCTTCCCGTCATTCAGTGCTGGTTCTCTGTCGTGCCGTAACAATACAGAGCATAGCCAATAGAACATTATCCATACAGTGTAGCGCTATACACCTTTGAGAATAATCGTATAGCTAGGTTGCTTGTGGTTCACTCAACAAATACGATATCTCTAGGGCATTATCATCACCAAGCTCCTAGCTTGAGTTCATGCTGTGGTATACTCCAGTCACTTTAATGGCAGACAGTGTAAAAGACAACTGAATTGAGTGATGCTACTGAGATTCATTGCGACGCTGCATGGGGCAACACTGGACTCTGTTTTGTCTATGCAGTCCCAATTATATACTTCGACTTACTGTGTAAAAATTATCAAAAACATTGGTCAAGTTGTTTTAGTTTGCTGGGACAAAATTATGAATAGTCTATAATTCTTGAAGTTCTGAGAGCTTGTGCTTTATTAAGCTTGTTTTGAATTCAGTCCTGCTGGTGCTTCAAACATGCAATTTGTTCTTGCGCATAGTTACACCTGAAGCCATGCAATTACAGTAAATTAATTGTACTTACTGCTGTCTTGATTTTAATAGTACATATTTATAGAGACCTGTATTAAATACCTTACACCctgcatgtatagctatagttatacaAGTTGCAGACTTAGCTAATCCTTACCTAGCTAACAGTCATTTCATATGATTTTGCACACACAATAAACTAAGAAAATAtctcaaacacacacaaaaaaaatcacacaatTAAAAAGAATCacacaattaaattacagaTAAAAACTAAAAAGTTCTTTTGTAATACTTTAAGCCTTTTGagcaacatagcaaccatagtACTTCTTGTCATTATAATATGTGATGCCATCTTCATAATATTTTTTGACATTTTCTACATAACACAGTGTAAACCCTAATTCATTTAGAGTAGACAGAACATCATTAATATGGAAGGGATATGTTGGGTAGACCACTCCATTGACTGTATACCATGTGCATCCTTCACTTGTTAGCATTAGCAAAAAGCCATTTGGGTTGAGCATGTTATAAACTCTTTTCATGATAGCTCTGTACTCTTGAAGTGAAGGAGCAATACCTTCAATACAAAACCCACTATAGATTATGTCAAATTTTCCCGAGTACCCTAGAAGCATATTACTAGACCTCATGTCAACAAACAAGGAATCTTTCAGCTTGTTGCGTAGTAATTCTTCCCTTTCTGCCACAGCATTACTACCATTTATGCCCTCCAATGTGTTCACAATATACTTAAAATAGGGAGTCCAGTTATAAGCATCATGATCTTTGTTCTTCCACATCAGAGCCTCTCTGCGACATTTCTCCAAGTAATCAGTGTGGTATATTTGACCGACATAAGGTGCTGCACTGATCAAAGTATGGATGTAGGGACCTGAGCCAAATTCCAGTAGAGTAGCAGTAGAATTGTCCCATTTGTTGTGGAACTCTTCATAGAAATTGTGCACCTTAACCAAACTCCAGTGAGTATGGATACGTTTATCGGATCTTTCAAATTCATTTCCTGGACATCGCTCCATCAGATATTTCCTTGCATCAAATGATACATACTCTGTATCCAACCCTAAATAATAAATAGCATTGGTGCATAATACAGGTGGCtatgtataataatatattgaTAATAGAGGTGATACATTGAGGCCACAATACTGCATTGATACGAAGTCAaatgatatatgtgactgtctcagcaaaaacccgacttgttcgcaaattttttttctcagcattatctgcagtatccaaggaatggatcaccaaagtttcagccttctgtggtgagtagttttagaattatagtgctagaaagtaggaagagcaagataattaCTATtataaataaactacaggtgcttacatttgcagccataacttccggttggattagtctacaatgttgcaatttggcttaaaaacgttcaccatggattagtaAA comes from Dysidea avara chromosome 4, odDysAvar1.4, whole genome shotgun sequence and encodes:
- the LOC136253192 gene encoding nicotinamide N-methyltransferase-like, producing the protein MFGRYQKNFSEVLSLGFRPLSAYNATRQLQRLHTSTAPIVRLYSSGLDTEYVSFDARKYLMERCPGNEFERSDKRIHTHWSLVKVHNFYEEFHNKWDNSTATLLEFGSGPYIHTLISAAPYVGQIYHTDYLEKCRREALMWKNKDHDAYNWTPYFKYIVNTLEGINGSNAVAEREELLRNKLKDSLFVDMRSSNMLLGYSGKFDIIYSGFCIEGIAPSLQEYRAIMKRVYNMLNPNGFLLMLTSEGCTWYTVNGVVYPTYPFHINDVLSTLNELGFTLCYVENVKKYYEDGITYYNDKKYYGCYVAQKA